From the genome of Gavia stellata isolate bGavSte3 chromosome 3, bGavSte3.hap2, whole genome shotgun sequence, one region includes:
- the FIGNL1 gene encoding fidgetin-like protein 1: METPTRSTVHLSDWQKSYFAITSGTCTPGQKADEYRAKILRIQYAWANSEISQVCAANLFKKYAEKYSAIIDSDNIETGLNNYAENILTLAKCQQNDSDKWQSALTTDNVFELKCVQERMRAGKNFQSSQMAPTDACVLADKGVSASATPDLPKLSIFSTAGETELCAGSAKCASQGPDLLEHPSSSKSLQSSVPPMTKTSDTLPASSASLNEQVHIGFQATPLFRSKEATSSSSLKMSGNCRDGQNLSLSNQSAVPARSASSGKRKAFYGLADEGSMVIPSLAPCQASISTETSSFSGNRNRNEESSVPGFRTAKEQLWVDQQKKSQNLPQRAPVSSYGGVKKSLGAGRSRGPFGKFVPPVPKQDGNENGGAQCKPHARGQTDPTLPVDERLKNIEPKMVELIMHEIMDHGPPVNWDDIAGVEFAKATIKEIVVWPMLRPDIFTGLRGPPKGILLFGPPGTGKTLIGKCIACQSGATFFSISASSLTSKWVGEGEKMVRALFTVARCQQPAVIFIDEIDSLLSQRGDGEHESSRRIKTEFLVQLDGATTSSEDRILVVGATNRPQEIDEAARRRLVKRLYIPLPEASARKQIVTRLMSKEHCSLNEEEIELIVKKSNGFSGADMTQLCREASLGPIRSLQSMDIATIMPDQVRPIAFLDFESAFRTVRPSVSSKDLELYETWNQTFGCGR; the protein is encoded by the coding sequence ATGGAAACCCCCACCCGCAGCACCGTGCACCTGAGCGACTGGCAGAAAAGTTACTTTGCTATTACCTCTGGCACCTGCACACCTGGACAGAAGGCAGATGAATACCGTGCCAAAATCCTGCGTATTCAGTATGCATGGGCAAACTCCGAGATCTCTCAGGTCTGTGCTGCCaacctgtttaaaaaatatgcagagaAATACTCTGCAATTATTGACTCTGACAACATAGAGACTGGCTTGAATAACtatgctgaaaacattttgactTTGGCAAAGTGTCAGCAAAATGACAGTGACAAGTGGCAATCTGCCTTGACAACAGATAATGTATTTGAATTAAAGTGTGTGCAAGAGAGGATGCGGGCTGGCAAAAATTTCCAAAGCTCTCAAATGGCACCAACAGATGCCTGTGTACTAGCTGATAAAGGGGTCAGTGCCTCTGCCACTCCAGATCTTCCTAAACTCAGTATCTTCAGCACTGCCGGAGAGACTGAGCTCTGTGCTGGCTCAGCAAAATGTGCAAGTCAGGGACCAGATCTCCTTGAGCATCCCTCATCTTCAAAGTCTCTTCAAAGCAGTGTGCCTCCTATGACCAAAACTTCGGATACACTTCCTGCCTCTTCAGCCTCCTTAAACGAACAGGTTCATATAGGCTTCCAGGCAACTCCACTATTTAGAAGTAAAGAAGCGACAAGTAGTAGTTCTCTGAAAATGTCGGGTAACTGTCGTGATGGTCAAAATTTGTCTCTTTCCAATCAGTCAGCTGTACCTGCACGGTCTGCAAgttctggaaagagaaaagcattttatgGCCTCGCTGATGAAGGCAGCATGGTGATTCCTAGCCTTGCTCCATGCCAAGCTTCCATTAGTACAGAAACCAGTAGTTTTTCAGGgaatagaaacagaaatgaagagagCAGTGTTCCTGGTTTTAGAACTGCAAAAGAACAGCTGTGGGTGGATCAGCAAAAGAAATCTCAAAACCTACCCCAGCGTGCACCGGTCTCGTCATATGGAGGTGTAAAAAAATCACTGGGTGCAGGCAGATCTCGGGGTCCGTTTGGCAAGTTCGTTCCTCCAGTTCCAAAACAAGATGGAAATGAAAACGGAGGAGCACAGTGTAAGCCTCATGCAAGAGGACAAACAGATCCAACACTGCCTGTAGATGAACGACTGAAGAACATAGAACCAAAAATGGTTGAACTCATTATGCACGAGATCATGGACCATGGGCCTCCTGTCAACTGGGATGACATCGCTGGAGTTGAATTTGCTAAAGCTACCATAAAAGAAATAGTAGTCTGGCCTATGCTGAGGCCAGACATCTTCACTGGGTTACGTGGTCCTCCTAAAGGAATTCTTCTCTTTGGCCCCCCTGGGACTGGCAAGACTCTTATAGGCAAGTGCATCGCATGCCAGTCTGGAGCAACTTTTTTTAGCATCAGTGCCTCTTCTCTGACTTCCAAATGGGTAGGCGAGGGGGAAAAGATGGTCCGTGCGCTGTTCACTGTGGCACGATGTCAACAGCCAGCAGTGATTTTCATTGATGAAATTGATTCTCTGTTGTCTCAGCGTGGAGATGGGGAGCACGAATCGTCGAGAagaataaaaactgaatttctggtCCAGTTAGATGGGGCAACAACCTCCTCTGAAGATCGTATTCTAGTGGTTGGAGCAACGAATCGACCCCAAGAAATCGATGAAGCTGCCCGGAGGAGACTAGTGAAGAGACTCTACATTCCTCTTCCAGAAGCCTCAGCAAGGAAGCAGATTGTTACCCGCCTAATGTCAAAGGAGCACTGCTCTCTAAATGAAGAGGAAATAGAACTCATAGTTAAGAAATCGAATGGATTTTCTGGGGCAGACATGACACAGCTCTGTCGAGAAGCTTCTCTGGGCCCTATCCGCAGTCTTCAGTCCATGGACATTGCAACTATCATGCCAGACCAAGTACGGCCTATTGCTTTTCTGGACTTTGAGAGTGCTTTTAGAACCGTGCGGCCCAGTGTCTCCTCAAAGGACCTAGAGCTGTATGAAACCTGGAACCAGACATTTGGCTGCGGTAGATAA